One window of the Labilibaculum sp. genome contains the following:
- a CDS encoding cold shock domain-containing protein, producing the protein MPTGTVKFFNESKGFGFIKNSETGEDIFVHVTGLIDKIDQDDSVTFDVVEGKKGINAVNVKLN; encoded by the coding sequence ATGCCTACAGGTACAGTAAAATTTTTTAACGAATCTAAGGGATTTGGATTCATTAAAAACAGCGAAACAGGAGAAGACATCTTTGTTCACGTAACAGGATTAATTGACAAAATTGATCAGGATGATTCAGTAACTTTTGATGTTGTTGAAGGAAAAAAAGGAATTAACGCAGTTAATGTAAAACTTAACTAA